The sequence ATTTTGGCAAGCAGGAAGAAGTACCAACACACCACCTGATTCATGAACTGCTCAGCTTTATTGACGATGTGGTCGATGATCTGGGTAGCCGGTCGGAATGTGAGTACGTACTAAAAATTCTTGAAATGGGTACAGGCGCTGACCGTCAACTGGCTGCTTTCCAGCAGCACAACGACCTGAAGCGGGTTGTGGATTACATTGTCGAGGAAACTTCTTTCGGAGTTAACTAGTTTAAAAAGCTTTAGATGGCTTTCCAAGCCACTATTTTTTGACTGCGGAAACTGAAGCCGCTCTACACTATGAGCTTAGTAAAAATCGCCGTACTGGACATGAATAACAACCATGCCAACGAAGGCATGCGTTGTATTTTGCAGCTGATTCGAAGCGTCCAGGGTAAAGATCAAGCCGAACTGGCATTTGATGTATTCAATGTTCGGGGTAATAATGAACTACCCGGCCTCGAGTATGATGTCTATATTTCTTCGGGCGGACCAGGTAGCCCGTTGCCGTCCGACGAAGCCTGGGAACCGCCTTACTTTGCATTAATTGACCAGCTTTTCGCCTGGAATCGTACGCATGAGCAGAAGAAATTTGTGTTTCTGATCTGTCATTCGTTTCAATTGACCGTTCGTCATCTGGAATTAGGCCTACTCAGTAAGCGCAAATCAACATCATTCGGTATTTTCCCGATTCATCAAACCGATGACGGCTATACCGAGCCTCTATTTCAGGGCTTACCTGATCCATTTTACGCTGTCGATTCGCGGGATTACCAGATTACGGAACCCAATCTGGAGCGCCTGAACGAGATGGGTGCATCGATCCTTTGCCTGGAGAAAATCCGACCCCATGTACCCCTCGATCGGGCCATCATGGCCATTCGTTTTTCACCAGAAATAATCGGAACACAGTTTCATCCGGAAGCGGATAATGAAGGCATGCTGCGGTACTTCCTGACTGATGAGAAACGGAATCAGATCGTGACCAATTTCGGCCAGGAGAAATACGATGATATGGTCTCTTATTTGCAGGACCCGGATAAAATTGCGTTGACCGAGTCGGTTATCCTGCCCAGTTTTCTGCGTCAGGCTATCCAGTCGTTATCATCTGAACTTGTTAGTTGATACGAATACGGCCAGGCGGGTATATCTGTTTTAGGGTAACCGGCCCGGCCGTATTCTTGCCAATAATAGCCCATTCCATGATCCAGCCCATACGTCAGACCTTCAACCAAGCCTTCAGCCCGGAACGTTACCGGGCTTTTTTGGAAAAAATTGAACTCGATTTACCCGGTCAGCTCGATTTTCGCGTGGCCGAAACACCGGTTTTCGTTCCTAAAGTTTTAACCGTCAAACTCCTTGCTGCCTGTGATGACATTGTGAACGTCATTACGCGAGACGATTTCAAATCACTAACTGATAAAGCCATTCCGGAAGGTCAGCGTGTGCCGAATGAAGACGAGCATACGCAGTTCATGGCGGTCGATTTTGCCGTCTGTAAGGACGAATCCGGTGGCCCATCACACGGCGAGTTAACGCCACAGCTCATTGAATTACAGGGCTTTCCGTCCCTGTATGGATTCCAGCCCTACATTGCGAGCCAATTTCGCGCTCAGTTCCCCATTCCGGATAACCTGTCTCATTTATTCAACGTCTCAACAAACGCGGAATACCTGGATCGTCTCCGCCAGATGATTGTTGGAGATTGTAATCCGGAAGAGGTTATTCTGCTGGAGATTTATCCCGAAAAGCAAAAAACCCGCATCGATTTTACGCTGACAGAAAAGTATCTCGGCGTTGCAGCGGTATGCCTGACGAAGATTCGAAAAGATGGACGGCACTTATTTTATGAGAAAGATGGCCGGTTAGTCCGGATCAAACGCATATATAACCGCCTTATTTTCGACGATTTACAGAATTTTCCTGATCTTCAAACTGACTTTCACCTCACCGACGACGTAGATGTTGAGTGGGTTGGACACCCAAACTGGTTTTTCCGAATCAGCAAGTATACCTTACCCTTACTGCACAGTCCTTATGTGCCAGAAAGTTACTTTTTGTCTGATCTGACAAATTATCCTGCCGATCTGGAAAATTACGTACTGAAGCCCTTGTTTTCGTTTGCGGGTAGTGGCGTCAAACTGCACATCACCACCGCTGACCTCGATGCCATTCCGGAGGTGCAGCGCCAGGGTTATCTTCTCCAGCGGAAGGTAAAATATGAACCCGTTATTCAATCACCGGATGGCCTGGTAAAATCAGAAATCCGGATGCTGTTTATCTGGCCTAAGGCCGATGCACGCCCTACCCTGCTGACAAACCTGAGTCGCCTGAGCCGGGGTGAAATGATTGGTGTCAATTTTAACAAGAATAAAGATTGGGTGGGTGGCACCGTCTGTTTTTTCGAGAAATAGCAGACGGTGCCTGGTCTGTTTTTACTTACTCATACATATTCTCCTGAGCAGTCGCCCAACTCACATTGCCCATCCGTGCTAACTCGAATCATGACTTCTACGTTTATTCGGGCATTACTTTGTTCCAAAAATCAAATTATACCCAATGTACGGATAGAAGAGTATGATTTTTCCATCGGGCAGATAGTTATTCCGATAGATTAAACTGTAAAGGCCCAGATCAAATGCATGCCGTTTGCGATCGAGCCGGAAAGCAAACGATAAAGTAGCCCGTTGTCCGGTATCACCAAATTTATAACCTTGTTCCAGGTTGATCCGGTTATCACTTAATAATGTCAGGCCGGGCCGAACCTTTTGCATCATACCCAGTGTAAGGAACGATTGATTCGGTATGTGCTCCGTGGTGAAAGGCGTTGGGTAAGAGGAAGACCAGATTTGATAAACTCGCTGACTTCCCCAGTTAACCAGACCGTAGCCCAGGGTTATGTTTCGCTGGCTGTTGCCAAATGAACCAAGTGCCTGCAACGTCAATGCTCCACGCCGATATGATTCGGCGCTTGTTAATGGCTGATAAGCGACGGAAAGGCCAACGCGAACTTTGCGGCCAATTGGCACACTAAATTTCGATGAAAGCCTGGGCGTACGCATTCCATTGTCGATATTCGTAAAGAAGCCTGATTGATATTGTGAAGGAATTGGTGTAGTAATCCGGGCTCCAATACTCCAGAAACGGGTAATTCCATAGTGGAATTCATTCTGAAAGAGCCACTTGTTTCGATAATAAACCTGGCCTTTTTCGGGATTGTAAGCCGTTTCTCCGATAAGCAACCAGGGTGAAAACCGGTTTGAAAACACACGATTCGATTCAGTAATTGTTCGTGGCTCCATCCATACCGAATCGATACGGGCCACCAGTTCCGGCTCAAAGTAAGTCAATTGACCATCGCGCTTTCGAACAGTGATCATTGTACTGTCCCGCTTTACAAAGCTACCCTCTATCCGCGTGCTATCTTTAAGGACAAAGGTCGAGAACAGAGATGTACGGGGAGTCAGACTGGCCGGGCGCGGACGAATGGGCATGATACCCAGTAGCTGATCGATCTCGATATAAGTCATATCGCCATCGGTTTTTCTGACGGTAACCCCTGAATTATCGTTCCTGATGATTTGCCCTCGCACCACCGAACCATCGCGCAGCAATAGAAATGATTGCTTGCGGGCCATGTCCTCAGGGGTTATTTTCACACCTTGTGCCCACAAGACCAATGGGCAAAAGAACACTAGTAGAAGTATTGTTTTCATAATTGAAAAGTTGAGCTTTTCAGTTCCACTCCACAAAGTAACTAAAAATCACTCACAGTGCACATTCAACCTTCTATTTTATTCAATCATTAAGTAAGACCTAATTTATTGGTATACAGTTGGTATGCTGCCTTTTTTTTGTTGTTGCTCGAACTGGCTGCCCGTATCAATAGCATTGCATTTCACTATTGATACAACGTCAACAATAAAGCCGTAAAGTTCTCACTTAAAACACTATGATGGTTTTGTAAGGTGAGATATTAACAAGAATTAAGACTTGTCGTCTGTAAATTCTGTGCCTACTATCCTTTCAACGAGATTTTAACTAAATATGGTGTAGCTGACTGCAAAAGGCGCGATTTATAGTGAAACCGGGCGTTTTGTACCAATTTCCCAGCGGTCATCGTCAGAAGCACCGTTTAATAAGTTCGCCAGTTACCGGCCAATGACTGCGCATACAATTAGTTTTTCCGATGTATTCTTGCAGCGTTAAACCATATCCATACCAAACTTATGAAAATGTCCCTCCCTACGTGGCCCCTGGCCCTGTTGGCGCTATTTGCCTTGTCGATCCTATTCGACTCCTGTAAGAAATCTGACGCTCCTGACGACCCAACCAAAGGATTTACCACGCAAATTCAGAACATTGTTCCGACTACGATCATTGACGATCTCAGAACACGGGGAATGACCATTAATGAAGGCAAAGTTCCACCGGCCTTAGCAGGTACAATCGTTGTCGCTTCACCCTGGGAATTACTGAGCCCGTATGGTACTGAAGATTCCTGGCAAAAGGGAAAGGTAATCGCTGATTATAAATATAAATTTTATGAGCAGACTACCGATGGCAAGATCAAGTACGATTACAAGAATGATGGATCGGATACCGGATCAGGCAAAGGCGCTTTTATTTCGGGCAATGGCAATACGTTTACGATCTTTTCAGAGGATGTTGGCGTATCTAAAACCGTCAATTATAAAACGATCACTGTAATGTCAGGAGAAATTACGGATGCCGGTATAAAGAATTTTCAGTATGCCTTTGTCTTGAAGGAAAAGACCAATGATGATAATAATAGCGCCTTGATTCCTGTTGGAAAAGGTCGAATTTGGATTGATTCCGATAAACTAGCCACGAAAACAACTAGCTTCCGGTTAGCTGCGCCGGGGGAATCAAGCCCGATAGTCTCCATGTTAACGGCTAACTAAATCGATCACCAACACCCTCAACATTCGCCCGGTCAGCTCTCGCTACCGGGCGTTTTGTTTCATTCAAAAATGAACTGAAAGCAACTGACTGACATTTAGCAATTGACAGATCAGGTAGGAAATCAGTCAACACTATTGATCTAGCATTGTAATTAGCTGACAAACAGAAGCTAGCGCCAGAATATGAATATTCCGGCTGAGGGGTTGAGATGAAGCCTCATTAACGTTTTTTGGTTAACATGAACAGTACGACACACCGACAATTATTTTTTCAGCACGTTGCTCAGACCTCAGATTTTCCTTTAGCGTTGGAAATTGAACGCTCCGAAGGCATTTATCTGTTCTCAACGACTGGTAAAGCCTATATGGATCTGATTTCGGGCATCGGAGTCAGTAATGTCGGCCACCGGCATCCGCGCGTTTTAGAAGCCATTCAGAATCAGTTGGATAAATACCTGCATTTGATGGTCTATGGCGAATACGTGCAGACTCCGCAAACGCAGCTTGCTCACGCCCTGATACAAACCCTGCCGGCAAGTCTGAATAATGTTTATTTTACCAACTCCGGCACGGAAGCCGTTGAGGGAGCCATGAAAGTGGCCAAACGGTATACCGGCCGAACCGAAATCATCAGTTGTTTTAACGCCTATCACGGTTCAACGCAGGGGGCACTGTCGCTCTCAGGCGATGAAAACTTTAAACGCAATTACCGCCCCCTCCTACCTGATATCCGGCATATTCATTCTGGCATTTGGGATGATATTGAGAAGATCAGCTCCCGAACGGCGGCCGTCATTATGGAAGTGATCGGGGGCGAAGCAGGTGTTCGTGTACTCGATCCTGCCTACCTGAAGGCTATTCGCCAGCGTTGCACCGATGTCGGTGCCTTGCTTATTTTCGACGAAATCCAGACGGGGTTTGGCCGTACCGGAACATTCTGGGCTTTTGAAGGCGTTGGAGTAATTCCAGATTTGCTCCTATGTGCCAAAGGCATGGGGGGTGGAATGCCGATTGGGGCCTTTATTGGTTCGGCAGACATCATGAGCGTTTTAAAAAACAACCCAATACTTGGGCATATTACTACCTTCGGGGGGCATCCGGTATCCTGTGCAGCTTCCTTGGCAACACTTACGGTTATTCGGGATGAACGACTTCATGAGGTCGCAGAAGAAAAAGGGCAATTGTTCCGGCAATTATTAAAGCATCCGGCCCTTCATGAAATACGGGGCAAAGGATTAATGCTTGCGGCCGAATTTGCTTCCTTTGAGGTTGTAAAGCCCGTTATCGACCGCGCCATTGACAAAGGAGTGATCACCGACTGGTTTCTTTTCTGCAATAATTCAATGCGAATTGCTCCTCCGTTAATTATTACCGAAAAGCAGATTCGGGAAGCCTGTGCCGTAATTCTCGATGCAATTGACGCTTAACGAACTAAGGAAACACCACGGAGAGTGTTCCTAATACAAGGGCAAGACTGAAAATAATCAATAAGCCGATTAGTACGGTTTTCAATAAACTACCTGGTGGTTTGGTGGATTGATTTGCCATACTCGTTCGTCACTGTTGGTGGAGGTTCTTACACAAAGATGCACAAAGTTTCACTAAGAATACATGGTTGTTCTAGTTTATAGCCGGGAATGAGCTGTTTTTCAGCCGCTTTATAACGGAATATTGCCATGTTTTTTCTTTGGCATCGTGGCTACTTTATTTTCCAGCATTCCAAACGCCCGGATCAGTTTCTGGCGTGTCCGGTCAGGCATGATTACTTCGTCAATATAGCCCCGGTGAGCTGCCCGATACGGATTGGCAAACTTTTCGGTGTAATCCTGTACCTTTTCCTGCAACTTTGCCTGCGGATCGTCGGCTTCCGCAATTTCGCGTTTGAAAATAATTTCGGCGGCACCACTGGCACCCATCACCGCAATTTCGGCGGAAGGCCAGGCATAGTTGAGGTCGGCTCCAATGTGTTTCGAGTTCATGACATCATAGGCACCACCATATGCCTTACGTGTAATGACCGTAACCCGCGGAACGGTGGCTTCGCAAAAGGCAAACAGAAGTTTTGCCCCGTTCGTAATTATGCCATTCCACTCCTGATCGGTTCCGGGCAGAAAGCCCGGCACATCTTCGAGCACCAGCAAGGGAACATTGAAGCAATCACAGAAACGAACGAACCGGGCCGCTTTCGTACTGGCATTTATATCAAGAACGCCAGCAAGTACAGCCGGTTGATTCCCCAC comes from Spirosoma aureum and encodes:
- a CDS encoding ATP-grasp domain-containing protein is translated as MIQPIRQTFNQAFSPERYRAFLEKIELDLPGQLDFRVAETPVFVPKVLTVKLLAACDDIVNVITRDDFKSLTDKAIPEGQRVPNEDEHTQFMAVDFAVCKDESGGPSHGELTPQLIELQGFPSLYGFQPYIASQFRAQFPIPDNLSHLFNVSTNAEYLDRLRQMIVGDCNPEEVILLEIYPEKQKTRIDFTLTEKYLGVAAVCLTKIRKDGRHLFYEKDGRLVRIKRIYNRLIFDDLQNFPDLQTDFHLTDDVDVEWVGHPNWFFRISKYTLPLLHSPYVPESYFLSDLTNYPADLENYVLKPLFSFAGSGVKLHITTADLDAIPEVQRQGYLLQRKVKYEPVIQSPDGLVKSEIRMLFIWPKADARPTLLTNLSRLSRGEMIGVNFNKNKDWVGGTVCFFEK
- a CDS encoding aspartate aminotransferase family protein, with translation MNSTTHRQLFFQHVAQTSDFPLALEIERSEGIYLFSTTGKAYMDLISGIGVSNVGHRHPRVLEAIQNQLDKYLHLMVYGEYVQTPQTQLAHALIQTLPASLNNVYFTNSGTEAVEGAMKVAKRYTGRTEIISCFNAYHGSTQGALSLSGDENFKRNYRPLLPDIRHIHSGIWDDIEKISSRTAAVIMEVIGGEAGVRVLDPAYLKAIRQRCTDVGALLIFDEIQTGFGRTGTFWAFEGVGVIPDLLLCAKGMGGGMPIGAFIGSADIMSVLKNNPILGHITTFGGHPVSCAASLATLTVIRDERLHEVAEEKGQLFRQLLKHPALHEIRGKGLMLAAEFASFEVVKPVIDRAIDKGVITDWFLFCNNSMRIAPPLIITEKQIREACAVILDAIDA
- a CDS encoding type 1 glutamine amidotransferase — its product is MSLVKIAVLDMNNNHANEGMRCILQLIRSVQGKDQAELAFDVFNVRGNNELPGLEYDVYISSGGPGSPLPSDEAWEPPYFALIDQLFAWNRTHEQKKFVFLICHSFQLTVRHLELGLLSKRKSTSFGIFPIHQTDDGYTEPLFQGLPDPFYAVDSRDYQITEPNLERLNEMGASILCLEKIRPHVPLDRAIMAIRFSPEIIGTQFHPEADNEGMLRYFLTDEKRNQIVTNFGQEKYDDMVSYLQDPDKIALTESVILPSFLRQAIQSLSSELVS